The Ignatzschineria rhizosphaerae genome contains a region encoding:
- the yidD gene encoding membrane protein insertion efficiency factor YidD, with protein sequence MRTILIWLIKGYKYFLSPWVGNQCRFEPSCSTYAMEAITRYGAIKGSWLTIKRLVRCQPFCKGGEDPVP encoded by the coding sequence ATGCGGACAATATTAATTTGGCTAATTAAAGGCTATAAGTATTTTTTGAGTCCTTGGGTAGGAAATCAGTGCCGGTTCGAGCCGAGCTGTTCGACCTATGCAATGGAAGCAATTACGCGTTATGGCGCGATTAAAGGAAGCTGGCTGACAATTAAGCGTTTAGTCCGTTGTCAGCCCTTTTGTAAAGGTGGAGAAGATCCTGTACCTTAG
- the rnpA gene encoding ribonuclease P protein component — protein MKELRFERDKRLLTAADYSAVFEKNRCFKDRAFLILVKKRLVEGEDFTHEKSQPRLGLAVSKKNFKKAVDRNLIKRIIRESFRLHQASLKGLDIVVMSRGTTSVADRAALHTSLERHWEKIIETCGQY, from the coding sequence ATGAAAGAACTTCGATTTGAAAGAGATAAACGGCTCTTAACTGCCGCAGACTATAGTGCTGTGTTTGAAAAAAATCGATGTTTCAAAGATCGCGCTTTTTTAATTTTAGTCAAAAAACGATTAGTCGAAGGTGAAGACTTTACACATGAGAAGAGTCAGCCTAGACTAGGGCTTGCTGTTTCTAAAAAGAACTTCAAAAAAGCCGTTGATCGTAATCTTATTAAGCGTATCATTCGAGAGTCATTTCGTTTACATCAAGCTTCTTTAAAAGGGCTTGATATTGTTGTTATGAGTCGAGGTACGACAAGTGTTGCAGATAGAGCGGCGCTTCATACGTCACTTGAACGTCATTGGGAAAAGATTATCGAAACATGCGGACAATATTAA